From one Takifugu rubripes chromosome 14, fTakRub1.2, whole genome shotgun sequence genomic stretch:
- the slc16a2 gene encoding monocarboxylate transporter 8: MPLSARSSDSNVPARPDRMGINGLESQAQPSGGVSQKEDPTADPHTEQRDAAQDEAKNEAAIAKEDSGAQLVEMGGKPPISPVSESEVQVEAHGHGAGFVPPEGGYGWLVVFAATWCNGSIFGIQNSFGILHLMLVKEHANPEDKTSQFKVAWVGALAMGMIFFCSPVVSVFTDRFGCRKTAVGGALLAFIGLLSTSFANSLSLRYFTYGILFGCGSSFAFQPSLVILGHYFRQRLGLANGVVTAGASLFSMGLPVLLDNVVESLGLSGAFQILSLFMLIQALLALTFKPLLPAGGGGMGPPGMDPGPAEPPNQPGTTAQAGTVWSRVVGRVRKYFNLRVFRIVTYRVWAFGVATAVLGYFVPYIHLINFAKEQFKDTKKEWVLLVCIGASSGVGRLAFGKIGDLIPGLKKIYMQVASFIALGLMSVMIPQCSVFEGLVVVCVFLGLCDGCFLTMMAPIAFELVGPMQASQAIGYLLGLMAVPMTAGPPIAGLLHDYFGNYTVAFSLAGVPPMVGGMVLFFVPLVHRRLQRGRAASSPEETATTAHMLPSSQPEGAPKSCSNGDMLPGYTDVETHI; this comes from the exons CGGAGTTTCCCAGAAGGAGGATCCAACTGCGGATCCTCACACGGAGCAAAGAGATGCTGCTCAAGACGAAGCCAAGAACGAGGCTGCGATCGCCAAGGAAGATAGCGGCGCACAGCTGGTCGAGATGGGAGGCAAGCCGCCAATTTCCCCCGTTTCCGAATCCGAGGTCCAAGTGGAGGCGCACGGCCACGGAGCCGGCTTCGTCCCGCCCGAGGGAGGCTACGGCTGGCTGGTGGTGTTTGCAGCCACTTGGTGCAACGGCTCGATATTCGGCATTCAGAACTCTTTCGGCATCCTGCATTTAATGCTGGTGAAGGAACATGCGAACCCGGAGGACAAGACGTCTCAGTTTAAAGTGG CCTGGGTCGGCGCTCTGGCCATGGGGATGATCTTCTTCTGTTCGCCTGTTGTCAGCGTGTTCACCGACCGCTTTGGCTGCAGGAAGACGGCCGTCGGCGGGGCCCTGCTGGCCTTCATCGGCCTGCTCAGCACCTCATTTGCAAA CTCGCTCAGCCTTCGCTACTTCACATACGGCATATTGTTTGGCTGCGGCTCCTCCTTTGCGTTTCAGCCATCGCTGGTCATTCTCGGCCACTACTTCCGCCAGCGACTGGGCTTGGCCAATGGTGTAGTCACCGCCGGTGCCAGCCTCTTCTCCATGGGCCTCCCGGTTCTCCTGGACAACGTCGTGGAGTCGCTGGGCCTCAGTGGAGCCTTTCAGATCCTCAGCCTCTTCATGCTGATCCAGGCCCTGCTGGCGCTGACCTTTAAACCTTTgctcccagctggaggaggaggcatgGGGCCGCCGGGGATGGACCCCGGCCCCGCCGAGCCTCCCAACCAGCCCGGGACGACTGCCCAGGCGGGCACCGTTTGGAGCAGAGTCGTGGGCAGAGTGAGGAAATACTTCAACCTTCGCGTCTTTCGCATCGTCACGTACCGAGTGTGGGCCTTCGGGGTGGCCACCGCTGTCCTGGGCTACTTTGTGCCATACATTCATCTG ATCAACTTTGCTAAGGAGCAATTCAAGGACACTAAAAAGGAATGGGTGCTTCTGGTGTGCATCGGAGCTTCTTCTGGGGTGGGACGCCTCGCTTTTGGGAAAATTGGTGACCTCATTCCTGGTCTTAAAAAGATCTACATGCAG GTGGCGTCCTTCATAGCTCTGGGCCTGATGTCCGTGATGATTCCTCAGTGCTCGGTCTTCGAGGGGCTGGTGGTCGTGTGCGTGTTCCTGGGCCTCTGCGACGGCTGCTTTCTCACCATGATGGCCCCTATAGCGTTCGAGTTGGTCGGACCCATGCAAGCCTCACAGGCCATCGGCTACCTTCTGGGCCTGATGGCTGTTCCCATGACGGCAGGGCCACCTATCGCTG GCCTCCTGCATGATTACTTTGGGAACTACACGGTTGCCTTTTCCCTGGCCGGTGTGCCTCCGATGGTGGGGGGCATGGTGCTCTTCTTTGTGCCCCTGGTACACCGCAGGCTGCAGCGAGGCCGCGCCGCTTCATCGCCGGAGGAGACGGCCACCACCGCCCACATGCTGCCCTCCAGTCAGCCAGAGGGGGCGCCCAAGAGCTGCTCCAACGGCGACATGCTGCCCGGCTACACCGACGTAGAGACACACATCTGA